In the genome of Ignavibacteriota bacterium, the window CCTTGTTTCTTCCCTCATCATCAAAAATAAATCCAACCAAACGCCGTTGCAGTTTCTTATACGTATCAATTCGTGCAACTACTTCCTGACCGATGTAACAACCTTTCGTCCAACTGATGAATCGCTCCAATCCTGCTTCGAGCGGATTGATGTGTTCAGTCAACTCGAAACCGAACTTCGGAACTCCGTTCTCAATCCGGTAAGACTCAAACGCATCCGATTCATTTCCTACAGTACCCAAGTAAGAAAATAGTTCACTGTTGACTTCACGCTTTTGATTATGTCTCACCAAACAATGAACCATCCTCTCCCCCCATAATGAATCTTGAAAGGTAATTCCATCTTGTGCTTGTTCGGAAAATTTACTGACTATTTGCTCTGCCCGTTCTCCAACCACTGCAAAATGTTCATACTCACCAGTCACATTCCGAAGATGTACATCCTCTGTGAATAAAAACTTCTCTAACCATTTCAAAACAATTCCAGCATTAACAGATTGCAGTATCATAAGAAATTCTTCGTTCTTCCGAATCACGGTCGCAACGTCAACAACCTTGGCTTTCTCAGTTACTAATATTGTTGTCACAAATTGATGTTCGGAAATCGCCTTTAACTCATTGGTCGAAAGTCGTTGAAGAAAATCAAGCGAATCCTTTCCCCTGACTGAAAGTATTGCATTGGTACATTGAATCAGCATGGCAGATTCAACCAACAAATGATATTCCTCAAACAATGTTGTGCTGGAAAAAGATGGCGAGCCACTTTGATTTTCCATAGCAGGCGGCACAGTGTTCTGTAATTCCACTGTGGAAATCATAAAGAAAGAAGGAAATCTCGGAGGGGAAAAGTGCGCCTACAAGGACTCGAACCTTGAACCCGCTGATTAAGAGTCA includes:
- a CDS encoding aminomethyl transferase family protein codes for the protein MISTVELQNTVPPAMENQSGSPSFSSTTLFEEYHLLVESAMLIQCTNAILSVRGKDSLDFLQRLSTNELKAISEHQFVTTILVTEKAKVVDVATVIRKNEEFLMILQSVNAGIVLKWLEKFLFTEDVHLRNVTGEYEHFAVVGERAEQIVSKFSEQAQDGITFQDSLWGERMVHCLVRHNQKREVNSELFSYLGTVGNESDAFESYRIENGVPKFGFELTEHINPLEAGLERFISWTKGCYIGQEVVARIDTYKKLQRRLVGFIFDDEGRNKVANGKIFFEGEEVGWTTSHAWSEKFRKHIALGYLKTSVESDVLQFQNEQIKESIPVRVSTLPFDIQ